The DNA segment ACGGCGTGCGACGCTACAGTACAGGCGGACGCCGCTACAGTACAGGCGGACGCCGGTACAGTACAGGCGGACGCCGTTCCGCCTTTTCAGCCAGTCTTTTCAGCCCCGCAGGGGCGGCATATTTTAGCCCAGGGTGGCAACCCTGGGGTTATGAGGTAATGGTCATATATTTGTCAAACCCCACCCCATCCCTGTCCGCGGCTCTTGTTGAGCCGCGGACAGGGGCGGGGTGGGGAATCCGTGATGGGGTCATGATCCTTCCTTACCCAGGGTTTCCACCCTGGGCTAAGTTGTTTCGCCCCTCCGGGGCTTTTCCTTGTTATCATTCCAGGTACGGGGGCTTACGCCGCCCGCCTATGTTCTGGCGCCCCTGGAGGGGCTGGCTGGCCCCTGATCCTGATGATCATCGTATTCCTGCTCATCCTGATACCTTCTTTTTCCGTGGTTTTTTCTCTTCTTTCCGCGCTTTCCCGCGTGGGCCTGTAGCCAGAGCTTTCCAAAGCTCTGCCCCCGCTTGCGGGGCTTCCGCTCCGTTTCCCTGGCGGAGGATCGGAATCCTCCGGCTACATGGCTCCCCGCATAACGCGTAACCCGTAACGCGTAACCCATAACGCATAACGCGTAACCCATCACATCTCCTGCGTGAGCAGCTCATACCCGTTCAACGGAGCCAGAAGCCCGGCGTCCACGGCTCTTTTGACAGAGCGGCAGGGCAGGTCGTGGAGCTCGATGTAGGTTCTGGAGATGAATTCCAGGTCGATGGTTTCCGGGCTTTCCTTGGCCAGGTTCCACATCATCCGGGTGAAGGCATTGTACCAGTTTTGCAGGATCACGTCTTCATTGGCGGTGCGGCGGTTGTGGATGTCCACGTAGACGCTGAGGTCGCTTCTCATGCCCTCTGAGGGCTTCAGCGCCTTCAGGTTCTTCGCGATGCGCCCGAAGCGCAGGGTGGCCTCGCAGGGCCTGGGCTTGAACCAGGGTCGCACGATCACGCGCTTCAGACGAGGGTTGTAGTAATAGACCAACCCGTCGCAGGTGCCGCGGTAGGCCTGGATCATGTTTTTGAAGTAGGCTCGCATAATGTTCCTCCTTATTGCGTAGCTTTGGTTTTTTGGTTTTGTAAAAAGGGCAAAAGGGCAAAAGGGCAAGAGGGGCTGGCGCGGGTGTTGTTTCCCGCGGATGACGCAGATAAAAAGCGCAGATTTACGCAGATATTTAATGGATATTCCTACGGATTCAACGGATTATACGGATTGAACGGATAAAGAGACCGGTGGCACGCTAAAACGCTAAAACGCTAAAACGCTAAAACGCTAAAACGCTAAAACGCTAAAACGCTAAAACGCTAAAACACCTCATTCTACATTCCACATTTCCATTCTTCATCATTCATTTGCCTCACGTCCACCACTCGCTAACCAATCGCCGCCTGGGCGTTTGCCGGAGGGGTGGTAAGCGGGTGGCGGGCGCTTGCCGTTTGGGAAACTTCCCCTCCATAGATAGTGGGTTACCCAGTTCAAGGAAGAATGAAAAAATGAAGAATGAATGATGCTCAGCGGGCCAATTCTACATTGTACATTCTACATTCTACATTGTCTGGGATCCTCGCGCCCTTCCCCAGGTGGGCATTGTGTAGAGTTGACTGCTTGCGGGACATAGCTTTACGCGTTTCAAAAACCAAAAATATCAAGTCTTCACAAGACCTTGTGTAGAATTGAGTGATTGTGGGGCAAGCACTTACGGCAAAAATACACAAAATAACGGGGTACGTCCCCCCGCCTGGCAAACGGTGGCGGTTGACATGCCGGCACAGGAGAGGGGGTGATCCAGTCCCGGGGAACAGCCCATGCAGTAAGTTAAGCAAGAATATAATGTAATATATAGATATATTTATATGTAATATATAAGATTATTATAATACTAATAGATATGCTCTTACACTCTCCTGCACCTTGCCCTTCTCCGAATCTTGCCCCCTTCGGGCTGGGTCTCCTACCCCGGTATTTTGTGTATTTTTGCTGTAACTCATTGTGGGACAAGGAGTCAATTCTACACAAGCCTTTGTGTAGAGTTGTTTAGAGTTGGGCTAAGTCATTGTGCCACAGAGAGTCAATTCTACACAATGTCCTTTTTGGCCTGTGATATTGTTACGATTGTTAACCCCCCTTGACCGCCCCGGACAATGCCGGTTCTGCTTTGTTTGGGAAAAGAAAGCCAAAATAATACCATGTCACCTCCCAAAAATATTTCTTGACCGATTCTCCCGTCTGAATAAACTAACTTTATATTGGAGTTTGGTCCGAAGGAGGATAATATGGACAATCTGCTTCCGCTTTTGATTGTGGTTGTGGTTGTAGCGGCTGTGGTTTGGTATTTAAACAATAAGAAAAAACGCTTGCCAGGGCAAATGGCAAGGCAATCCCAGAGCAATGAGACATCGCTCCAATGGGATGATATTTTGAGGGCGATAATCAATTACGCCAACGAGAACAAGAAGCTTCCTGAGGCGGAATCCCCGATAAATCTGAAGCAGGGCGAAACCGCCCACATCATGGATGATTCCGCGGTCATGATGGAGGAAAGGTCTGTTTCAGTTTCCAATCGGGCAGGCGGTGCGGTCAGGGTCGCCAGAGGCTTGTATCTGGGCGGATCCCAGTCGGTTTCCAGAAGGCATGACGAAATGAAGGAGATCGACCGAGGGCAATTGACTTTCACCAACAAGAGGATAGTATTCATCGGCGCTACGAAAACCAAGCAATTCGAATTGAACAAGATCATCCGCTTGGAAGAATACACAGACGGATTTTCAATAGCCTACGAAGGCAAGGAAAAGAAAACGATCTTTCGAACAAGCTCCAATCCAAGCCAGTGGAATCTTTATTTTCAACTTCAGAACAAACTGAACAGAGGAGAGGAATTGCCTCAATACGAAACGAACATCAGCTTTGAACAATGAAAGACAAACAAAGCCTCTATAAATACTTCATCTTCTTCCTGTCACTGTATGTTCTGATCGAACTCTCTTTGGAATTCATTCTCGAATTCCCGCCCAAGCTGCTCCAGATCGTGACGGTGATCGACTTTTTCATCTGCCTGATCTTCCTGGGCGACTGGCTCTACTTCTTCATCAAGGCGGAAAAGAAGGGCCGCTATTTCCTATATCATATTTTTGACCTGGTCTCGGCCATCCCCTTCATCCCCAGTCTCAGGTTCCTGCGCGTGTTCCGGATATTCCGTTTTCTGCGCGGATTTCGCGGGATCGTGGGACTGTTCAAGGCTTTCCAGAAGAAACCGATGGAATCGGCCTTGGCTTTCTACATGATCTGCCTGCTGATCATTTTTGGCTATTGCTCCCTGGCTTACAACCGATATGAGGTGGGTGTGAATCCCGGCCTCCATTCCTTTGGGGACGCGATCTGGCTGGCCTTCACCACGCTCACGACCATTGGCTATGGAGACGTACATCCGGTCA comes from the Candidatus Syntrophosphaera sp. genome and includes:
- a CDS encoding ion transporter, whose translation is MKDKQSLYKYFIFFLSLYVLIELSLEFILEFPPKLLQIVTVIDFFICLIFLGDWLYFFIKAEKKGRYFLYHIFDLVSAIPFIPSLRFLRVFRIFRFLRGFRGIVGLFKAFQKKPMESALAFYMICLLIIFGYCSLAYNRYEVGVNPGLHSFGDAIWLAFTTLTTIGYGDVHPVTSDGRIVSAILVITGTGFFALLSGEFATLLIKATKKKEPEKD